TGTATGTAATACTACTAAACACAacactctctctttctctctgtTACGCTTTCTCTTCAAGTTTGTTTAATTAGTGACAAGTCTTTGTCATCTTTGCTTCTACAAGATAGGGTTttcaaattatttcatttttctcgtttatttatttatttatttaccttttaatcattttacaaaTGACCAGGTACATAATCTACTGTGATTAGTGCATGCTTTCGTCAATTATTTGCAGTCAGGTTTTTGAGGTTTGGTTCATTCATGTTTACTCTTTGATTGATTGATTTGTCGTAGTAGTAGTAGTTGTTGTTGTTAGTAGAAAGTTGAGTGATTAGTGTTTGATTAAATGACTGAATGGGAAGGTTTTGATCAAAGTGGTAGTAGTAAGCAAAAAAATAGACCCCCAATTCCATTGAATGCTATGTCTTTGCCTATTAATCAAATGGGTTTTCCTGAGAATCACAAAAATTCTTCAATTGGTGGTATACCACCTTCTTACCCTAATACCAATTCATCACCTAAACCCTTATCGTCTCCTTATCCCCAATTTATGGCTTCTTCTCAATCCCATCATCATTCTAGGTCTTTGTCTCAGCCCACTTTTTTCTCTTTAGATTCATTTTCATTGCCTCCATTGAGTCCTTCCCCTTATCCTGCAAATTCTTCATCGTTTTCCGACTTGGTTTCGAAAGATGTTTCTATGGAGGAAAACTTGGTTAACTCTCATGCCCCTTCGCCTAACCGTGGTCACGCTATTCAGCATGGCCATTGTCTTCCCCCTCGGAAAGGACACAGGCGTTCTAGCAGCGATTCTCCCTTGGGGATATCGGAATTTGTTAACTCTGTTCCTCAGTTGATGAGTGATCCTCGAAATTTGGTTAACGGAGGAGAAAAACCTGGTTATCAGAAGCCGATTCAGTTGGTGTTGAAGGATAATAGGGAATGTATTGATGGTTTTCGAGGAGAGAATTTGGATCGTAGGAGGAAAGAGGATGATGCGAATGCGATTGAAATGGATGATTTGTTTAATGCATACATGAATTTGGAGAACATGAATAATATGAGTTTTTCCGGTTTGGAAGATAAGGATATGGACAGCAGAACTAGTGGTTCAAAGACAGTTGAAAGCAGTGATAATGAAGTTGAGAGTATTGTAAATGTAAAAGGAACCGGTGCTAAGGGTGCGAGTTCGAGCTGTTCAGAAGAGAGGAGGGAAGGACTCAAGAGGAGTTCTAATGGAGATATTGCACCTGTTGGTCGACATAGGAGAAGTTATTCTTTGGATAGTTCTATTGGAAATTTTCATATTGAAGATGTATCGCCTAAGCTTCCTCCTTTACAAAGTCGAGTTGGTCAACTCTCGCCTAGCAATTCAATGGATGGTGTTAAAACACCAGAAACTAGCTTGGAGTTTGGAAATGGCGAATTCAGCTCGGAGGAGATGAAGAAAATAATGGAAAATGATAAACTTACTGAAATTGCCATGTCAGACCCCAAGCGCGCAAAGAGGTAGGTCTTGTCTTTTCTTTTCCCGCATTTCTGTGTCTTTCTCttgaaacaaatgaaaaaagtaAAGCTATAATGACTCATCATATCTGTTGAATTCTTGTCTAGGATTTTGGCCAATCGTCTATCAGCTGCTCGCTCAAAGGAGCGTAAGATGCGATATATTTCTGAATTGGAGCACAAGGTACAAACTCTTCAGACAGAGACTACTACATTGTCTACTCAGTTTACCAAATTACAGGTGCGTATCATCTGAGTTGAGCTGATATTCCCTTAATTTCAGTTtgtgaattatattttatttcaataaatcatGTATGCTACTATTCATTCATTATCTACTTTTTTAATGTACTTGTCTCTAGATGGATAATACAGAGCTTAAAAGTGAGAATAACGAGTACAAATTGAGGCTTCAATCCTTGGAACAACAGTCCCAACTGAAAGATGGTACGCACAGGCGTTTTCCTTCTACTTTATGCTTTAGTTAgcttaaatctatttttttcaaaGGGATAATTGTGTTACTTTTTGTACAGAAATAACCTGCATATATGATCATGCCCAAGGatgtttcattttctttatttaaatgGATTTTATGTGGAATGACAATATTTGCTGATTGTCAATATAGTAATTCAAACTTTTGTTGTTCAACTCTAGAATGATTAATGTTAACCaacaaaagaaaagaacaaGTGATTTCTTTTTATCTAGTCTTGTTCAATGATCTCTGCACAGCTGCACCTTTTAAATCTTCCTGGCTGGCATAGGAATTGGGAATTCAATTTCATCCCGAGTAATGCTGGAAAACTTGAAACCCTGCTTTTATGTACGAGTACTGTGGTTTGCCGAAGCTcatgtttgttttttataacATCTTTAAAACTGCACATGCAAATTGTTCTATGGTAATATAGTTTTAGACTTTTGTCCTGTATCATACCATCCACAATAACCAAGCCTTATTCTACTATATGGATGCGACAATAGCCTATATGGATCAAATGGCGTTATAATTCTCCATCATAGTATAGTGTGTTAAGTTCAATGATGAATTGTTTACCTTAAAATTCTCTTAATGTTTTGGCCTTTAGTTGTACTTGGTCTCTCCACATTATCGTTACCCCAAATTGTTAGACTTGTGTGACCGTCTTTCGTTTGGTCAACCCTTCTTAGCTGTCCTTCTAGAGGTCTTATCCAATATCCATGTCCATACCACCTAAGATTAGATTCTATCATACTTTCTACAGTGAGTGTTATCTCAATATCCTCTCTAATTATTGTATTCCCAATCCTTTTTTGTCTTGCATGGCTATTCATTCATCTCAGTGTTTTTATCTTTTaggttttagtcttttatagtCCTAATTTTTCCGCTGGTAGTAATGGTTCAAATACTCCTTTTTCTTGTAAATACGAAATTATTACAGCTTTTTGATCTTCGACATTTAATGGAAAActtgacataaattaaaaacaaatgccGATCATGATCAATGTTGCACTATAAAATAGTATCACTCCTAGACACTAGTAACATATTTTTAGCACAGCTTGAACTTGATTTTGTGCTTGAACTTGATTTTGGCAGCTTTGAACGAGACTTTGGATGCTGAAGTCCGGCGCTTAAGACGCACCGTTGCAGACCTTGGCGGAGAGTCCCTCCTATCGAATCTCATGGCTCGACAGCTTGCTATTAACCAACAAATGTTCCAGTCACAGCATGAGCAGCCAAACCAGCTTAGACATTTTCAAATGCAAAACAGCCAATCTCAGGAAGAAACACAGACTCAGTCACAACAGCATATTCAACGCACTAATGAATTCCAATCCCAGCATCAGAATGGCAAAACTACTGCATAATGGTTGCAGCAAATTGGTATATAAGCAGTTGATGATATTTGTGGTTTGCTCTTGATTCAAactattacaaaatatatacttttttgaaATGGAGCTGATGGCTTATAATCAGTTGTATGTAAAAAGGAGTGAACTACATCAGTTTCCCTATATAGGTCTGTTCATTACTTTAGacttaagtaaaaaaaaataaaaaaaatccttcTAGATTCTTCATTTCACCCATGTGTACTGGGAATATTTTTTCATGTTGGTCTACCTTTTGGTCATATTATGAATACAAACTCCTTTCTTATTGCATGCTCCCATAATTTAGCTTAATTAACACACACACATAATGGCCACTACTATTTTTTCTGCAGCCGAATTTTTGCAAATTTGATTTCAGAAAAAAGAAACTAacagatatttttaattttttatcttggTTGAAAAAAGATAGTTAAATTGTATGTAAGTTTGTCTTTGAATGGCAAAATGTATGAATAAAATAAGACACTTTTGAAAATAGAGAGCTTCTTTGACATCTCTATATGCATTTTGGAAGTATACTTTCATAAACACCGTTTTTTTGCCACttccaaacacaaacacaaacactCCAAAGTATATTTTTGGACATATGTCTGATTTCTTAGAAACATATCTTAGAAACATGGGGATAAAAGTAGCTGTTTAAGAATACATTTTGACTTAGGTGTAGTAATAAAAATCTAGGTGTTAAATCTCAATCTGTGTTTTTGATCCAATTTGAtcataatttgtaaaaaaaattcttcttcttcttattattaatataataagtGAAAAAAATTACGATTTTCAATCTGAAACAAATAGAAgtattattttgtattattattatttaaagacgaggaaaaacaagaaaagctaaagaataaaataaaagaaagataaagaagctattaatataattttgtaaagatTTTAAATTATGGGGAAAGCAATTTCAAATGAGGAACTTATAAAAGTTGACGGTAGttaaaacttcaataaatcaattGTTATTGTTacttcattttaattatttttctctgaTTGTATCATTTAAAGAAGATATATGAACATAAAATTTGACGAACAAAACTGTATAATTAAACTGCAGATATTGAAGTAAGAgataaaatacacaaaaaatagacctatattttgcatcaaattttatgtttaaatattatttatcttttaattattattactataaacAATATCTTTTAATAAATTACTAATCAATCCCACATCAATTGATCTAGAAATAAAAGAAACTTGGAGACATGCAAATAACAGAACAAATTGTCAATAGTACACATTGTGTCAATAACAGAACTTTGAGACACTCCTATCTATTGTGTCCATTTCCATTTCCTAGGAACAAGATAAAGATCAATTTTCTTATGCATAGTTATTCCTGGTTTCACTTGTGTATCCAAAACTTTTTCCTTATCAAAACCACAAGGTAATTTCCAATCAAAAGAATGAATAAGATTAGCAAGTGAAAGCTCAATAGTAACCACTCCCATGTTCATTGCAGGACACATTCTTCTCCCACTTCCAAATGGAATTAACTCAAAATTCTTCCCTTTAAAATCCACTGAAGAATTCATAAAGAATCTTTCAGGATAAAACTCTTCTGGGTCTTTCCAATTCTCAGGGTCTCTTGCTATAGCCCAAGCATTAACATAAACTAGAGTTTTTGGTTGAATTTCATATCCTTCTATGTTGCAACTTTCTATTGTTTCTCTTGGTAATAGTAAGGGTGATGGAGGGAATAATCTAAGTGTCTCTTTTATTACTGATTTGAGATAAGGAAGCTTTTCAATATCATCTTCATTTATAAAATCTTTGTCTTTATATAAGTTTCTGATTTCTGCTTGAACCTTTTCCATCACTCTAGGATTGTTCATCAATGCTGTCATGGCCCATACAACTATTGCTGAGCTTGTGTCTGTTCCTGCTATAAAGATGTTCTGCATATATATGCATCATCAATGTGTTTAATTAAATGCATAAACTTACCTATTAATCAATGTATTAATGAAATAGAGATGAATAAGGATGAATtgaaattttctataattttttcaatttttttttttaaattagtacAGCAAGTATACAacaatacatataaattaaattatagacACATGTAACTTTTGCAAAAAAACTAACTAAATATtttgttgaattatatttttctaaggaGAGAGAGTAAAGTGGACAAAATTAATGTTTGAATCCTCTTGTGCAAAATTATTGGATGTGAGTCATGTGACTTATGAGTTTAAAGACTCAAATTGTTTAGCTCTCTTAAATTAATGACcctacaattttaaaaatcgatTTAGTTGGGTTTAGTtcgatttttaaaacattattctatgataaatacatatgttccaAATACACAATTAGGCAAGGGATGAATTCATACCATAAGCACAGCTTTGATGTGGTCAAGAGTAAGGTCAAAAGAGAGTGAGTGATcattcttcatcttcaaaaagATATCAATGATGTCTACTACTTCTTCTTCCTTGGTCTTTTGTTCCAAGTGGTCATCAATAACTCTTTGGTATATCAAATCCAACTCCTTAAATGTTTTATCAAGCCTCGAAAGAGTTCCTCTTAATCTATCAACCCAACCCAACAATGGAAAATGATCTGAAAAGTAAAATTCAGCCAACAAAGCTTGAGCTTCATTCAACAAAACTTGCAACCTACTTCTCCTTTCTCCACTTCCCAATTCAACTTCTTCTTCATAATCACAACCATACTTTTTTCCAAAAGCTATTCTACAAATAAGCCTATTTGTGAAGGACATCAATATTTCACTCAAGTTCACACCTTTTTCATCATCACAATATTGTGACAACTTTTTAATCAATTGGGCAACTTCATTTTCTCTAATGGGTCTAAAGGAATTAACATTTTGAGAGCTAAATAAGTGAAGGAcacaaatttttttcatttctctCCAATAAGGACTATAAGGGCTAAAACCTAAGTCTAAACCATTGTAAGACAACTTCCTTAGTCCTAGGAAAGATGGTCTACTTGCAAATTTAAGGTCATGTGTTTGCAACACTTGTTTTGCCATGTTTGATGAGGAAACAACTAAGGTTGGTACATAGCCAAGGTGCAAAGACATGAGAGGTCCATAGTGTTTGGAAAGTTGCCATAGGGATTGATGTGGTGATGAAGTGTTGAGTTGGTGGAGATTTCCAATTATAGGAAGTGGTTTAGGACCTGGTGGAATTGATGATGTTCTTCTAgtactttttgttttttgtatgTGGATGATGAATAGAATAAAGATTGGTAAGAGAGAAAGAAGCACAAGAATCTCCATGATGCAACCTTACAAATTGCATGTCTATCTTCCAATTTTATATGGCTTAGCATGTTCTAGATTGAGATTGACTTGATTATGCAAAtaattttgtgttaaattttttatttctttttaatttagttttaaaaagtttatttttattttttttttgtatttagagatatttttaaaataaaactgctCTCATAATGATTTAACTACTTACTCAACACATctaactatatttttatatgtaattaattaaatgtcgTGCAACTGTGAACCATAAAAAAAGTtagtatatatatttcattattatggCACAAATTTCTTCAAGTAACATAATTTGCAACAATGTCTTTCAGATTCACATCGAAATAATGGACCACAAAATCTATATATAGACCACGGAATTTATCATTCAATATGTAGCcgatcttaaattattttattagaataaaaatgttaaaagaTAAATACTACGTGAACTTGGAGACacataataacaaattaaattaaataaattttttatcttgaaGTGGGCTATCATGTCGCCCAATCTAAGAATTAAAATTCATCACAAACTTTCTTCcttcaattataaaattattattattttttaaatctttttcttCCTCCATCTCCTTTTACTTGAATTTAACTATGTTAAAatcaactatttatttttaaaaatcaaacaaaataaattattaattgatattatttatacatacttaataattataagtaattataaacaattaattaattaattttattgattttttattttagatgagCAAAATTTTCTCATTCTTTCCTCTtcattttacaataaaaatattaatatttaatattattaatatattattgaaagtaaaaatcaaattttcaactttttttcattaaactataatttctttattactttatcttttaattcttttatccgaaccactaaattaattttatatcattgAGTTGTACCTCATCTTCCACCATTAACATGGTCCCCATTCTTCTAAACCAAAAGATGATGTTGACAAAGGAAATCAAACATCAACATCATGCATCCCTGTATGCATGAACCAAATTATCGCGtctaacaaaacaaaaaatcatagGTTGCGTATCAGAATATTGTTGAACCACATGTGTGACCATGGCCAATGACTTTATTGTATTTatcacttaattttttttaaaagaaaaaaatttaaggtggagtttttttttcttcataccTTCAACTTAGATTCACAAATATTCGTTGTGTCTTCTATTTTAAagtcataaataaaatttatgaaggTCACAAATTGATATTACGATTTTAAGTGAAAATAACATTGAATCATAAATTAATGTTTGTTACATTAATTATTAACACTTCTTTTTAATACATACTCATTCTCCATAAATCTAAATCTGAAGTTGTTGGTGTTTAAGTCAAGTAAAGTGAATAATGTGGAGGGAacaatatatgaaattatggttacTATTTCTGGTTGAGCAATTCTAGCACCTCCCGGTTTTATATGTTATTTGTGGTCCGTAAAGAAATTTTTGGTGAAGGTATTTAGATACAAAATgctttgattttaaaaatgtgAAGTGGTGATCGATAATTTTTATACTACATAATATACCCCTAATGGAGTGACCGCAATttgtatttatctttttttaatagagTTTGCATCTTTCTTATAATCTAATATGAATGAGAATGTGAATTATTTGTACAGTTTGTGATAATTATGTATcaacaatatcaaaataaaatatactatagtctatatataatttaatatctcTTCCAATATTTACGTGGTGCGATGTAATTCATTGTTCGtataataaatttacaaaataaaaagtcTTTTCTACTTACACCTAAAAAATATTCAGTTTTACAcctaaaataatttacaatttattataatacataaactactttttatttgattaaatattgaAACCTCATTTTAGTTAAGTGTTTATTTGAATGATTTTGTGGATTTTCTGTATTTGAGATTTCAATTAAGtatttattttgaatgattttgtaGATTTTCTGCATTTAAAATGTTTATATGTacgttataaatattttcaatatataCACAACCTCACTTCAATACCACGTGTAAATCTGAATTTACAAGATGTATGCCGATTCATGATGTTTAAATGTTTACATTTAACAAGAATTTCATCAACTAATTGTAAGTTAAATTTGACACTTAAAAGTTGTTTATGTATATTTGtacatttatttttacaaatttaagtATGCACATTTAATGAGTTCATATATGTGAATTTTTAGTAGGTAAATTTTGAATTCACATTTTCTTAAAATACATGAATAAGttcacatttatttttatgaactCGCTTCATGCAAACGTGTGTAAaaatcaattaacacataaagaaaataaaatttacattttttaagaaataacttGTGATAGAACTGGGACAAGAATTAAAAGATCATgaagaagaaataaaagaaaagaaaggtaGTTTTGCAAATGTTTgcaaatttgaagaaaaaaaatttgaaggaaTTTTTATGAATTCAAGGTGTAACCAAAGTTCTCAAAGGATATACCtagaaattcaaataaaacgTATGTTTGGaaaattttatacattttttaccAAAATCACAAGCCAACATCAACATGCGGCTAAGGGAAAACTACCACTTGTTGCTTCAAAACGTCGCAATGAAAATAATATGGCGGCGTGTGGATAAAAAAGGCAATAGCTATGCAAATATATGGCTAAAGCACTTTCACGCAAAAAAGAAACTTAAATTGCTCAAAAGTGATGGTTACAACTAATATGagacatatttctttttttcttaatgGAGATGATACATAAATTTACAATAGTACATAGTGGAGactataattatttaaataaatcttCTCgttctataaaatataaagtgttgtattttttatttctgaattattaaaaaatataaattagtttttaaattatcaaaataataataatgaaaatatataatttattattataattaaaaaataataatttattgtcaaaatagtcaacaacaattataatataaaatactaaattgattgatattttgatattcaataaataatttaaatttttttattgagtcACAAACTAAAATCATAGTTCTATATTtacaaaaactaataaatataaacttcAGTTAGAGTAAcgatagataaaaaaaattaagaaaaataaatttatctgtTTTGAGATCTCCCATGATCTTTATATagccaaaaaatatatattttaaaatcaattaacaaacatgaaataaaagaaaatacaactAATCTAAAATACCTATACTATATATAAAGGCACATTTTAGTGTAGTCTATTTTACTCCCAAAAATATTCGTACACTATTTTTTTAACCACTTATATAATTGTAATTATCattgagaaaaaaaagtaactcccttgaaagaaaaaaaaagtaccaATGAACAATaggcaaaataaataaataaagagcatcaaagaaaaataattaaaataatttctttttatttctggTCTGAAAAACGCTAGttcaatataaaattgataacattaattataaatgaaatcaaattttaaattataattaaaatttcacTAACAAAATGAGTAGTAGTATGTACCTATacagaaataaaaaagaattatgttGGGCTTACACGAAATAACAATGGCGAAAGCCTGATAGCTGTAAAAAGCCCAATCCATAAACATAAAACCCTAATATTCTCTCTTCTTGACTGAACAAACCCTAAGGAAGCACATCGCATCGAAGTCTGTAAGATCGAAAATGGTTTCCGGATCGGGTGTTTGCGCCAAAAGGGTGGTGATCGACGCCCGCCACCACATGCTC
The genomic region above belongs to Cicer arietinum cultivar CDC Frontier isolate Library 1 chromosome 4, Cicar.CDCFrontier_v2.0, whole genome shotgun sequence and contains:
- the LOC101506857 gene encoding bZIP transcription factor 29-like, which produces MTEWEGFDQSGSSKQKNRPPIPLNAMSLPINQMGFPENHKNSSIGGIPPSYPNTNSSPKPLSSPYPQFMASSQSHHHSRSLSQPTFFSLDSFSLPPLSPSPYPANSSSFSDLVSKDVSMEENLVNSHAPSPNRGHAIQHGHCLPPRKGHRRSSSDSPLGISEFVNSVPQLMSDPRNLVNGGEKPGYQKPIQLVLKDNRECIDGFRGENLDRRRKEDDANAIEMDDLFNAYMNLENMNNMSFSGLEDKDMDSRTSGSKTVESSDNEVESIVNVKGTGAKGASSSCSEERREGLKRSSNGDIAPVGRHRRSYSLDSSIGNFHIEDVSPKLPPLQSRVGQLSPSNSMDGVKTPETSLEFGNGEFSSEEMKKIMENDKLTEIAMSDPKRAKRILANRLSAARSKERKMRYISELEHKVQTLQTETTTLSTQFTKLQMDNTELKSENNEYKLRLQSLEQQSQLKDALNETLDAEVRRLRRTVADLGGESLLSNLMARQLAINQQMFQSQHEQPNQLRHFQMQNSQSQEETQTQSQQHIQRTNEFQSQHQNGKTTA
- the LOC101506523 gene encoding 6,7,8-trihydroxycoumarin synthase-like, whose amino-acid sequence is MEILVLLSLLPIFILFIIHIQKTKSTRRTSSIPPGPKPLPIIGNLHQLNTSSPHQSLWQLSKHYGPLMSLHLGYVPTLVVSSSNMAKQVLQTHDLKFASRPSFLGLRKLSYNGLDLGFSPYSPYWREMKKICVLHLFSSQNVNSFRPIRENEVAQLIKKLSQYCDDEKGVNLSEILMSFTNRLICRIAFGKKYGCDYEEEVELGSGERRSRLQVLLNEAQALLAEFYFSDHFPLLGWVDRLRGTLSRLDKTFKELDLIYQRVIDDHLEQKTKEEEVVDIIDIFLKMKNDHSLSFDLTLDHIKAVLMNIFIAGTDTSSAIVVWAMTALMNNPRVMEKVQAEIRNLYKDKDFINEDDIEKLPYLKSVIKETLRLFPPSPLLLPRETIESCNIEGYEIQPKTLVYVNAWAIARDPENWKDPEEFYPERFFMNSSVDFKGKNFELIPFGSGRRMCPAMNMGVVTIELSLANLIHSFDWKLPCGFDKEKVLDTQVKPGITMHKKIDLYLVPRKWKWTQ